The genomic segment AAGGCAGACCAGCTGGCGCGCATTCCGCAGCAAGGGCGTGCCGATTCTCTTAATCTGGCGATTGCAACGGCAGTGATGCTGTTTGAAGCCCGCCGTCATCTTCTCGAACTCGCACCGGTAAAATGATGGCCAAACCCGCTCTGTTCTCCAAGCCTATCCCGGCAATCGCGCTGATCGTCTGTGCGCTGATCGCAGACCAGATCATCAAGCTTCTGGTAGAAGCCTATCTGCCCTTGCAGCAGATGGTGCCGGTCATGCCCTTCTGGGCGCTCTACCGCACCTATAATCTCGGTGTTGCCTTTTCCATGCTGGCTGACATGGAAGGCTGGTTCATCGTCACCATGCGCCTGGCCATCGTCGGTTTCGTCATCTGGCTGTGGCGCAAGACGGATGCGGACCGCACCTTCGCGCATCTGGGCTTCGCGCTCATCATCG from the Agrobacterium vaccinii genome contains:
- the lspA gene encoding signal peptidase II — protein: MAKPALFSKPIPAIALIVCALIADQIIKLLVEAYLPLQQMVPVMPFWALYRTYNLGVAFSMLADMEGWFIVTMRLAIVGFVIWLWRKTDADRTFAHLGFALIIAGAAGNIFDRFLYGHVIDYILFHTDTWSFAVFNLADSFITIGAGCVILDEILHARATQRAKNEER